In Harpia harpyja isolate bHarHar1 chromosome Z, bHarHar1 primary haplotype, whole genome shotgun sequence, a single window of DNA contains:
- the OGG1 gene encoding N-glycosylase/DNA lyase: MKLRDAPAACPSLWRCLPCPPAELRLDLVLSSGQTFRWWESSPGAWTGVLGGRVWTLRQERDRLWYTVYGDEDDDDDRDGRPAEAAKPDGAETDRVLRDYFQLDVGLPALYRAWGAADPLFRKVADDFPGVRVLRQDPVECLLSFICTSNNHISRITAMIERLCRAFGRRLCRLDARPFHAFPSLSALTGADTEARLRALGFGYRAKFISGSARAIAEGLGAEGLHQLRTVPYAEARRVLCALPGVGAKVADCVCLMALDKAEAVPVDTHVWRIARQRYSTALGGRSLTARAHQEIGDFFRGLWGPRAGWAQAVLFCADLHQGQQPAGSRDRAGGGRGKGSHEEEPP; encoded by the exons ATGAAGCTGCGGGACGCCCCGGCCGCCTGCCCGTCCCTCTggcgctgcctgccctgcccgccggccGAGCTGCGCCTGGACCTGGTGCTGTCGTCGGGACAGACGTTCCG GTGGTGGGAGAGCAGCCCGGGGGCCTGGACGGGCGTGCTGGGGGGACGAGTCTGGACGCTGAGGCAGGAGCGGGACCGGCTCTGGTACACGGTGTACGGCGACGAGGACGACGACGACGACCGCGACGGGCGTCCCGCTGAGGCGGCGAAGCCGGACGGTGCCGAGACGGACCGGGTCCTGCGCGACTACTTCCAGCTGGACGTGGGGCTGCCGGCCCTGTACCGCGCCTGGGGGGCGGCCGACCCCCTCTTCCGTAAGGTGGCCGATGACTTCCCAG GGGTGCGGGTGCTGCGGCAGGACCCCGTTGAGTGCCTCCTCTCCTTCATCTGCACCTCCAACAACCACATCTCCCGCATCACCGCCATGATAGAGCGCCTCTGCCGGGCCTTCGGCCGACGCCTCTGCCGCCTCGACGCCCGGCCCTTCCACGCTTTTCCCTCCCTCTCGGCGCTCACAG GCGCTGACACCGAGGCCCGGCTGCGGGCGCTGGGCTTCGGGTACCGGGCCAAGTTCATCAGCGGGAGCGCACGGGCCATCGCCGAGGGCCTTGGTGCCGAGGGGCTGCACCAGCTGCGCACCGTGCCCTATGCCGAGGCCAGGAGGGTGCTGTGCGCCCTGCCCGGCGTGGGTGCCAAG GTTGCCGACTGCGTCTGCCTGATGGCCCTGGACAAGGCGGAGGCAGTGCCGGTGGACACCCACGTCTGGCGCATTGCGCGGCAGCGTTACAGCACGGCGCTGGGCGGCAGGAGCCTGACCGCCCGGGCCCACCAGGAGATCg GCGACTTCTTCCGGGGGCTGTGGGGCCCCCGTGCTGGCTGGGCGCAGGCA GTCCTCTTCTGCGCCGACCTCCACCAGGGCCAGCAGCCAGCCGGCAGCCGGGATCGGGCTGGGGGGGGCCGAGGCAAGGGCAGCCATGAGGAAGAGCCCCCCTAG
- the CAMK1 gene encoding calcium/calmodulin-dependent protein kinase type 1 isoform X2 has protein sequence MPLGQDGPSWKKRTEDIRRIYDFREVLGTGAFSEVVLAEEKATRKLVAIKCIAKKALEGKETSIENEIAVLHKIKHPNIVALDDIYESSTHLYLIMQLVSGGELFDRIVEKGFYTERDASALIRQILDAVKYLHDMGIVHRDLKPENLLYYSLDEDSKIMISDFGLSKIEGCGSVMSTACGTPGYVAPEVLAQKPYSKAVDCWSIGVIAYILLCGYPPFYDENDAKLFEQILRAEYEFDSPYWDDISDSAKDFIQHLMEKDPGKRFTCEQALQHPWIAGDTALDKNIHQSVSEQIKKNFAKSKWKQAFNATAVVRHMRKLQLGTSQEGPGQTTPTSPSERLAGGTSNGSDCGCLPASRAQRLPPY, from the exons ATGCCGCTGGGGCAGGATGGGCCCAGCTGGAAGAAGAGGACCGAGGACATTCGGCGCATCTACGACTTCCGTGAGGTCCTGGGCAC gggggCCTTCTCCGAGGTGGTCCTGGCAGAGGAGAAGGCGACGCGGAAGCTGGTGGCCATCAAGTGCATCGCCAAGAAGGCGCTGGAGGGGAAGGAGACCAGCATCGAGAATGAGATCGCCGTCCTCCACAA gatCAAGCACCCCAACATCGTGGCCTTGGATGACATCTATGAGAGCAGCACCCACCTCTACCTCATCATGCAGCT GGTCTCGGGGGGGGAACTCTTCGACCGCATCGTGGAGAAGGGCTTCTACACCGAGCGGGACGCCAGCGCCCTGATCCGGCAGATCCTCGACGCCGTCAAGTACCTGCACGACATGGGCATCGTCCATCGTGACCTGAAG cCCGAGAACCTGCTCTATTACAGCCTGGATGAGGACTCCAAGATCATGATCAGTGACTTTGGGCTGTCGAAGATCGAGGGTTGTGGCAGCGTCATGTCCACAGCCTGCGGCACCCCCGGCTACGTGG cccccgagGTGCTGGCGCAGAAGCCCTACAGCAAGGCAGTGGATTGCTGGTCCATCGGGGTCATCGCCTACATTCT gCTTTGTGGTTACCCCCCTTTCTACGACGAGAACGACGCCAAGCTCTTCGAGCAGATCCTGCGGGCCGAGTACGAGTTTGACTCGCCCTACTGGGACGACATCTCAGACTCGG CCAAGGACTTCATCCAGCACCTGATGGAGAAGGACCCCGGCAAGCGCTTCACCTGCGAGCAagccctgcagcatccctg gatTGCTGGGGACACAGCCCTGGACAAGAACATCCACCAGTCGGTGAGCGAGCAGATCAAGAAGAATTTTGCAAAGAGCAAGTGGAAG CAAGCCTTCAACGCCACGGCGGTGGTGAGACACATGCGGAAACTGCAGCTGGGAACCAGCCAGGAGGGCCCCGGGCAGACGACTCCCACCAGCCCCAGCGAGCGGCTGGCGGGGGGCACCAGCAACG GGTCGGACTGTGGGTGCCTGCCCGCGAGCAGAGCTCAGCGCCTCCCACCATACTGA